A region of Moorena producens PAL-8-15-08-1 DNA encodes the following proteins:
- a CDS encoding RNA-guided endonuclease InsQ/TnpB family protein, producing the protein MKLTPNSVKKIRVFPSKELHKVWKTWLNAYRWIYNWSIATIKNGYQGSAYDLQKLARKADRPEWVKTLPGHQLQEAVADAIDAVKQALANKGFAKFKSCRQTRQVIKFKAGNFQKGCWYPTKVKGLSFRSPQGFPDQCIYGTQLVWIKGKWYGIFPEYIEPTPTKQDQVIALDPGIRRFLTGFDGRNYIEIGCGDMGRIQRLCQHLDRLISRIDLSSAKRQRREMRKAAHRLRQKIQDLIKDCHNKSASFLVSNYKLIFLPTFDTSEMVVKSARKLHKKTARNLLTWSHYKFRQHLIQMADRHDVKVILVNESYTSKTCPECGHIHERLGGNKKFQCPKCGFSLPRDWNGARNIMIRALSASAFRWL; encoded by the coding sequence GTGAAGTTGACACCCAACAGTGTCAAGAAAATCAGGGTGTTTCCATCTAAAGAGCTTCATAAAGTCTGGAAAACTTGGCTTAACGCTTATAGATGGATTTATAACTGGTCAATAGCTACTATCAAGAACGGCTATCAAGGTAGTGCTTACGACTTGCAGAAACTAGCCAGAAAAGCGGACAGACCAGAATGGGTAAAAACTCTACCTGGTCACCAATTGCAGGAAGCGGTAGCGGATGCTATTGATGCAGTTAAACAGGCATTAGCTAACAAGGGTTTTGCTAAATTTAAGTCTTGTCGTCAGACAAGGCAAGTCATCAAGTTCAAGGCGGGAAACTTCCAGAAAGGCTGTTGGTATCCAACCAAAGTCAAAGGTTTGTCTTTCCGTTCACCTCAAGGTTTTCCTGATCAGTGCATCTATGGAACTCAATTGGTGTGGATTAAAGGCAAATGGTACGGGATTTTTCCTGAGTATATTGAACCGACTCCCACTAAACAGGATCAAGTAATAGCCTTAGACCCAGGTATTAGGAGATTTCTTACTGGTTTTGACGGTAGGAATTATATCGAGATCGGTTGTGGCGACATGGGTAGAATTCAAAGACTTTGTCAGCACTTAGATCGGTTGATAAGTCGTATTGACTTAAGCTCTGCCAAACGGCAGAGACGAGAAATGAGAAAGGCTGCCCATCGTTTACGCCAAAAAATTCAAGACCTGATCAAGGACTGTCACAACAAGTCAGCTTCTTTCCTTGTCAGTAATTACAAGCTGATCTTTTTGCCAACGTTTGACACATCTGAGATGGTAGTCAAGTCAGCTAGAAAATTGCACAAGAAGACAGCTCGCAATCTGCTTACCTGGAGTCATTACAAATTCCGTCAGCATTTGATTCAGATGGCAGATCGCCATGATGTCAAGGTGATCTTGGTTAATGAATCTTATACCAGTAAAACTTGCCCGGAGTGTGGTCATATTCACGAGAGATTAGGCGGTAACAAAAAATTCCAATGCCCAAAATGTGGTTTTTCATTACCACGGGATTGGAATGGCGCACGAAACATCATGATTCGTGCTTTGTCGGCAAGTGCGTTTCGTTGGTTATAA
- a CDS encoding IS607 family transposase, with protein MKKYVTPKEAADHYGVSISTLRRWDTEGRLDSIRTQSKQRRFGVEGADPQDQPTLCYARVSKHSQRDDLDRQAEFLRSKYPNPEVITEVGSRLNFKRRKSLKILERIYSADICALVVAYPDRAVRFGFPLLEWLCQQGGIKLVVLNERKLSPEQELVEDIKSCLHCFCARLYGLRKYQKQVSKAIQEQTSEPNSEVDTQQCQENQGVSI; from the coding sequence ATCAAAAAATATGTCACGCCCAAAGAGGCAGCCGACCACTACGGGGTTTCAATCTCAACTCTTAGACGATGGGACACAGAAGGGAGACTCGACAGCATCAGAACACAAAGCAAGCAAAGACGATTTGGCGTTGAAGGAGCAGACCCGCAAGATCAGCCCACTCTCTGCTATGCAAGAGTCTCTAAGCACTCCCAAAGAGATGACCTTGATCGACAAGCTGAATTTTTACGGTCAAAATACCCAAACCCAGAAGTTATTACAGAAGTTGGATCACGACTCAATTTTAAACGGAGAAAGTCCCTCAAAATATTGGAACGGATATACAGCGCTGATATCTGTGCACTTGTCGTCGCCTACCCAGACAGAGCCGTCAGATTCGGATTCCCTTTACTTGAATGGCTGTGCCAGCAAGGTGGGATCAAACTCGTGGTTCTCAATGAACGCAAATTATCCCCAGAACAAGAACTGGTCGAAGATATCAAGTCCTGCCTCCACTGTTTCTGTGCTAGGCTTTACGGACTCCGAAAATACCAAAAACAAGTCAGCAAAGCGATACAAGAGCAAACCTCGGAACCAAACAGTGAAGTTGACACCCAACAGTGTCAAGAAAATCAGGGTGTTTCCATCTAA